Proteins found in one Melospiza georgiana isolate bMelGeo1 chromosome 1, bMelGeo1.pri, whole genome shotgun sequence genomic segment:
- the ATP6V1C1 gene encoding V-type proton ATPase subunit C 1 yields the protein MTEFWLISAPGEKTCQQTWEKLHAATTKHNNLSTNSKFNIPDLKVGTLDVLVGLSDELAKLDAFVESVVKKVAQYMADVLEDSKDKVQENLLANGVDLVTYITRFQWDMAKYPIKQSLKNISEIIAKGVNQIDNDLKARASAYNNLKGNLQNLERKNAGSLLTRSLADIVKKEDFVLDSEYLVTLLVIVPKLNYNDWVKQYETLAEMVVPRSSNVLFEDQDSYLCNVTLFRKAVDDFKHKAREYKFMVRDFQYNEEEMKADKEEMNRLSTDKKKQFGPLVRWLKVNFSEAFIAWIHVKALRVFVESVLRYGLPVNFQAMLLQPNKKTMKKLREVLYDLYKHLDSSAAAIIDATMDIPGLNLSQQEYYPYVYYKIDCNLLEFK from the exons ATGACAGAGTTTTGGCTGATTTCTGCTCCTGGAGAAAAGACCTGTCAGCAGACATGGGAGAAGCTACACGCAGCAACTACAAAACACAACAACCTTTCCACTAACTCAAAGTTCAATATTCCAGACTTGAAG GTTGGCACACTGgatgttttggttggtttgtcTGATGAGCTGGCTAAACTGGATGCATTTGTGGAGAG TGTTGTAAAGAAGGTGGCCCAATATATGGCTGATGTTCTAGAAGACAGTAAAGATAAAGTTCAGGAGAATCTTCTGGCCAATGGAG ttGACTTGGTCACCTATATAACAAGGTTCCAGTGGGATATGGCCAAATACCCAATCAAGCAATCCTTGaagaatatttcagaaattattgCAAAG ggAGTAAACCAGATTGACAATGATCTAAAAGCAAGAGCCTCGGCATACAATAATCTCAAAGGGAATCTTCAGAATTTGGAAAGAAAGAATGC GGGAAGCTTGCTAACCAGAAGTCTTGCTGATATTGTAAAGAAAGAGGACTTTGTACTTGATTCAGAATATTTGGTCACATTATTAGTGATTGTGCCGAA GTTAAATTACAATGACTGGGTTAAGCAGTATGAAACACTAGCAGAGATGGTTGTACCACGTTCCAGCAA TGTACTCTTTGAGGACCAAGACAGCTACCTTTGTAATGTCACCTTGTTCAGGAAGGCAGTGGATGACTTCAAGCACAAAGCCAGAGAATATAA ATTTATGGTCCGTGACTTCCAGTACAATGAAGAAGAGATGAAAGCTGATAAAGAAGAAATGAATAGACTGTCAACTGACAAGAAGAAACAGTTT GGGCCTCTGGTTCGGTGGCTGAAAGTGAATTTCAGTGAAGCTTTCATTGCGTGGATTCATGTGAAAGCATTGCGTGTTTTTGTTGAATCTGTTTTAAG GTATGGTTTGCCAGTTAACTTCCAGGCAATGCTGCTACAGCCTAATAAGAAGACAATGAAGAAACTGAGGGAAGTTCTGTATGACTTGTACAAACACCTtgacagcagtgcagcagctaTCATTGAT GCAACTATGGATATTCCAGGTTTAAACCTCAGCCAACAGGAGTACTACCCATATGTGTACTACAAGATCGATTGTAATTTGCTGGAATTCAAGTAA